TACAAGGTGACGCGCGGCAAGTCCGCCCAGTACCTGAAGGACGAAAAGGCGCTCGAGGACTATCTGATCACCATGGGCCTCGAGGAGGCCTCGCTGACCCTCGGCTCCGGCGAAGTCAGGGCCGGGCAGGATTTCCGCGAGGTCATCAACGACGCCCTGCGGCTGCGGTCGCTGATGGACGGGCTACATTCGCGTTACAACCGGGCGATCGTCGAGCAGGCGGCAATTGCCGGCGCGCTCAATACCGAGCTCAACAGCCACCAGGACGACTACCAGAAGGTCGCCGCCGAAGTGGCCCGCCGGCTCGACGTCATTGCCGAGGAAACCGAAAGGGGCTGGGTCGGATCGGTGACAGCCGAGGGCGGCCTGAAGCTCGAGCGCATGGTGCGCGGCGTCAAGGAAGTGGCAGTGCTCGACATGGCGCTGATCGGCTCCTCCGACGCCCGCCACATCGACCAACTCACGGCGAAGCTCAAGGAAGTCTATGCGGCGCCGCCTGTTCTGCGCCGCCGCGACGGCACGCACGAAATCAGCGGACCGCGTGCGCTCCTGGACGCGATCTTTGCCGCCGGCCGCAAGGGCCTGACGATGCAGCGCTACAAGGGTCTCGGCGAAATGAACGCCGAGCAATTGTGGGAAACGACGCTCGATCCGAACGTCCGCTCGCTCTTGCAGGTCAAGGTTTCCGACGCCACCGATGCGGACGGCCTGTTCTCGCGCCTGATGGGCGACGAGGTCGAGCCGCGCCGCGACTTCATCCAGGAAAACGCTCTGAGCGTCGCCAACCTCGATATCTGACGGACCGATCGGGTTCGGAGGAAGCACTCGGCGGTGTCGTAAATAAAAGCGTGGGGCTGTCTCGGCCTCACGCTTTTCATTTTTTGCAGCCGGTTTGTCTGTTCACGCCTCAATCGGCCCGGAATCGACCCTCGAAGACGAATTCGCTGATCGGTTTGCGCTGGCTCGGCTTTTCCCGCTCGCGCAAATCCTCCGGAAGCGTGGACGGGTCGGCGATCCTGCCGATCGCCACTGCCGCCTCGACCCGGTGGTGCTCCGGTACGCCGAGGACGCGCATCGCCTTGTCGCGGTCGATTCCAGCCATGGCGTGGGCGTGCCATCCGGCAAGCTGTGTCTGCAGCGCCAGCGCAAACCAGGCGGCACCCGTGTCGAAGGCGTGCGTATAGGCGGGCCTCACTTCCCCGGTCGATGTGACCCGGTGCGTCTTCGACAGAACGATGACGAGCGCCGAGGCGTTTTTCGCCCAGCGCTGGTTGCCCTCGTCGAGCGTTTCGAGCAGGGAAGCAAAATACTCGCTGCCGCGGCGCGCATAGACGAAGCGCCACGGCTGGATGTTGCTCGCCGAAGGCGCCCAGCGCGCCGCCTCGAAGAGCGCCAGCAGCTCCTCTTTTCCGATTTCCTCGCCGGTGAAGGCGCGCGGCGACCAGCGCTCGAGGAAGATGGCATGAATCGGATGGTCGGCTTTCCTGTGGTTGATTTCCGTCACGAAGAGTATCCTTGTCCTTCATCTGAATCCCTTGGGAGGCTCTTCGACCTACAGCGCCGCGCGCGATTTAAGGAGACATGCAGTAGCGGGCGATGCGTCTGCCGAGGAGCCGGATTCGCCGCGACGCTATAGGAGATGAAGGCACTTTGGAACGTGCGCCTTTAAAATTGATCGAGCGCGGATTGCCGAGCGGCAGCCCTTCGGAAGGCGGGAACGAAGCGAGGTGGCGGACGTTCTTGGGTCGCGGTCTGGCCGTTGATCGAACGGAAAAAGCAGAAACGGCAGAAACGACAGCGGGTGATTGTCGAATCTGAAAAAAGTTGTATAAGTTCTGTAGATTTTTTTCGGAGGGAAGGACCAGCCATGAATCTGAAGGACCCGTCGCTGTTTCGCCAGGCCGCGCTCGTCGGCGAAAACTGGATCGAAGCGGACCCGCAGAATGCGATCGAGGTAAACAACCCGGCGACCGGCGAGATCATCGGCCGCGTCCCGAAACTCGGCGCCGCCGAGACTAAGGTTGCGATCGAAAC
This DNA window, taken from Sinorhizobium fredii NGR234, encodes the following:
- a CDS encoding nitroreductase family protein; the encoded protein is MTEINHRKADHPIHAIFLERWSPRAFTGEEIGKEELLALFEAARWAPSASNIQPWRFVYARRGSEYFASLLETLDEGNQRWAKNASALVIVLSKTHRVTSTGEVRPAYTHAFDTGAAWFALALQTQLAGWHAHAMAGIDRDKAMRVLGVPEHHRVEAAVAIGRIADPSTLPEDLREREKPSQRKPISEFVFEGRFRAD